Within the Candidatus Parvarchaeota archaeon genome, the region CGGCGCATCTGTGTAATTGCCTGATTTGAGGGCAGCCAAAAGCGCCTCAAAGCCTGCGTGTGCCGGATAATCGTCATCCCCGCATGTCCAGACCCACTGCCCTGTCCCCATTTGGATTGATTTGAGGTAGTTTGCATCAAAGCCGATGTTGGTGTTGTTTCTGGACAAGTGCAGGTCAAGCCTTGTTTTTTGCTTGAGCTGCGTAAATAGCTCCCATGAGCCGTCTGTAGAGCAGTTGTCTGTTATGCACACCTCCACATCGCGCAGGTGCGGAGTTGCCACAAGCTCAAGCTGGGCCAAAAGCCGTTCAATGGCATCCTTGCGGTTAAAGGATGTGATGCAAATTGAGAGAAGTTTTGCCATTTTTTCCAACTTTTGCCTTCAGCCGAAAGTTGCGCAGCATAAGTCAACAA harbors:
- a CDS encoding glycosyltransferase family 2 protein — its product is MAKLLSICITSFNRKDAIERLLAQLELVATPHLRDVEVCITDNCSTDGSWELFTQLKQKTRLDLHLSRNNTNIGFDANYLKSIQMGTGQWVWTCGDDDYPAHAGFEALLAALKSGNYTDAP